The window GCAGCCGGGTGAGGCTGGCGCGCAGCATCTGTTCGTACAGGGCGTCCACCTCCTCCTCGTCCAGGCGCATGACCTCGCGGGCGGCCATGACGTCGCGCTCGGCGAAGGCGTAGGCCAGACGCTCGAGCATCCCGGCCAGGAGGTTCACGAGGGGCAGCACGTCCTGGAGGGTGGCGCTGCGGGTGCGCGGGGCCAGGGCCTCCAGGTCGCGGGCCACCCCGAGGGCGTAGTCGCCCACCCGTTCCAGATTGGTCAGGCTGCGAAACACCATCAGGTGAAAGGCGAGCTCCTCGGTCGTCAGCGGCCCCGCAAAGGCGTGGAGGCAGGCGTCCTCGATCTCGCGTTCCAGCGCGTCGGTCTCGCGTTCCAGGGCACCCGCCCGGCGGGTCAGGCCCGCGTACTCGGCGCGCCGGGCGGCGTCGCGCACCGCGTCGAGTTCCCCCAACGTCAGGCTGAGCATTCGCAGGAACCGCGCCGTCAGGTACCGGGTGCTCGCCTCACCGTGGGTCATGCCGGAAGTATCCTAGCCCCGTGTGAGGGCCGGGTCAGCGACCGGCAGGCCCATCACGCGGCGGAACGTGGGCACGTCCTCGTACCGGAAGGCCCGCCAGCCCGCGGCCTGAGCCGCCGCCACGTTCTCGTGGCTGTCATCCCAGAACACCAGGTGGGCGGGGGGCACGCCCAGCCGCCGGGTGACCTCGGCGAAGTAGTCCGGCACGGGCTTGCGGTGACCCACCGCGGAGCTGGCGAAGTGGCCCTCCACCAGCTGACCCAGGCCCACCTCGTCCAGCAGGTGCCGGGTGCGGTGGGCCTCCTGGTTGGTGGCGAGGTGAACCCTCCAGCCCGCCGCGCGCAGTTCCTCCACGGCCGCCCACAGGCCGGGGTTGGGGTGGTTTTCGGACTCCAGCCACTCGCGCAGGAAAGCTTGCGGCGTCTGGGGGCGCCCCAGTTCCTTCAGAAAGGCCGGGAGGTGCGTCAGCAGGTCGCTGCGCCCGGTGGACGCTTCCACGAAGGGGCCGAAGAAAAAGGCGCGGGCCGCCTCGGGATGTTCCCGGAGCAGCCGCACCCCGAAAAATTCAGGTGGCGTGACCAGCACGCCGTCCACGTCCAGCAGCAGAATGTCTTCGCGGGGATCCACGGGAAGGAGCCTAGCGCGGCTCTTACCCGAAGCGGCCCGTGACGTACGCTTCCGTCCGCTCGTCGCGCGGGCTGGTGAAGATCTGATCGGTGACCCCATGTTCGACGAGGTCGCCATTCAGGAAGAAGGAGGTGGTATCCGAGACCCGGGCGGCCTGGTGCATGTTGTGCGTCACGATGATGATGGTCGTGACCTTTTTGAGGTCCGTCATCAGGTCCTCGATCTTCGCGGTGCTGGCCGGGTCGAGCGCCGAGGTCGGCTCGTCCATCAGCAGGATCTCGGGCTCGACGGCCAGGGCGCGGGCAATGCACAGCCGCTGCTGCTGCCCGCCGGAGAGGCCGGTGGCGGGGGTCTTGAGGCGGTCTTTCACCTCTTCCCAGAGGGCCGCGCCGCGCAGGGAGCGTTCGGCGACCTCCATCAGGCGCTTGCCATCCCGCACCCCCGCGAGCTTCAGGCCGCTCACCACGTTGTCGAAGACGCTCATGGTGGGGAAGGGGTTGGGCTTCTGGAAGACCATGCCCACGCGGCGACGCATGGTCACCGGGTCCACGCCGGGGCCATACATATTCTCGCCGTCGAGCAGCAGGGTGCCCGTGACGCGGGCGCCGGGGGTGAGGTCGTGCATGCGGTTGACGGCGCGCAGAAAGGTGGTCTTGCCGCAGCCGCTGGGACCGATCAGGGCGTTGACGGTGCCGGGCTGAATGTCCAGGTTCACGTCCCGCACGGCCTGCTTGTCGCCGTAAAAGATGCTGACGTTCCGGGCACTGAGGAGGGGGGTCATGAAAGGGAGGCTCCTTGGAAGGGTGGGAGGGAAGCGGTCAGCCGTCAGCGATCAGCAACAGACGCCTCGTGTTGCTGATGGCTGGGGGCCGTCCTACCGGCGGCGGCTGGCCCGCCGGGCGAGCAGGCTGGTCACGAAAATCAGGGTGATGAGGAGCAGGGCACCCGCCTTGGCGAGGCGCTGGTTCTCGTCGTAGGCGCTCGTGGCGCCACGGTAAATCTCCAGCGGCAGGGCGCTCATCGGCTTGGTGGGGTCGAGGTTGACGTTGTTGTTGCCAAAGGCCGTGAAGAGCAGCGGCGCGGCTTCCCCCGCCACCCGGGCCAGGGCGAGCATCACCCCAGTCACGATCCCGCCAGCGGCGGCGGGCAGCACGATCCGCAGAATGACCAGCCACTGCGGCAACCCCAGCGCCAGCCCCGCCTCGCGCACGCTCAGCGGCACCAGTTTCAGCACTTCCTCGGTCGTGCGGACCACGATGGGGATCATCAGAAACCCGAGGGCGAGCGCCCCGGCCAGCCCCGAGAAGCCGAAGTGCAGCACGATCAGGCCGTAGGCGACCAGGCCCATCACGATGGCGGGAATTCCGGCGAGCACGTCGCTGAGCATGCGAATGGTGGGCATCAGGCGGTGCCGGGGGTACTCGGCGAGAAAGATGCCGCCCGCCACACCGATCACCACGCCGATCACACTGGCCATCGCCAGCATCAGCAGGCTGCCGGTGATGGCATTGAGCAGTCCGCCCCCCGCCTCGCCCTCGGGCGCCGGAGTCTTGGTGAAGAAGGCGAGGTTCATCGCCCCCAGGCCCTCCCGCAGCAGGTACACGAAGATCAGGATCAGGGGCGCGACGACGAGCGCCGAGGCGAGCAGGATCAGCGCGCCCATCAGCAGGTTCTTGACCCGCCGGGCGGGGCTGAGCCGGGCACCCGGGCGGGCGGGGGCGGCGGAGGCGACGCGCATCATTGAATGCCTTTCGGCGTGAGCCGCGCGATGATGAGGCGGGCGGCGAAGTTGACGACCACGCTGACGAAGAAGAGGGTCAGGCCCAGGGTGACCACGCTGGAGCGGTGCAGCGCCGCCTGCGCGTCCCCGAACTGGTTGGCGATCACCGAGGCCATCGTGCTGGCACCGCCCCAGAGGCTCTTGAGAATCTCCTGGCTGTCGCCGATCACCATCGCCACGGCCAGCGTCTCGCCCAGCGCGCGGCCGAGGGCGAGGATCACGCCGCCCAGAATCCCGGCGCGGGCATAGGGCAGGATCGCCCGGGAGATGACCTCCCATTTCGTTGCGCCCAGGGCGTACATCGCCTCACGCTGGTCCTGCGGCACCAGGCGGATCACGTCCCGCGCCACCGAGGCCGTATACGGCAGGATCATCACGGTCAGGATGATGATGGCGAGGGCCAGGCCGCGCCCCCCCGCGCCCGACGGCACGAAGAAGCACTGGAGGCTCGTCTGCTGCTGCGCCCACAGCTCGTTGCACCGGGTGAGGGTGGCGACGTTCTCCGGGTTCAGGAAGTAGGCCGTCTGCCACCGGCCCAGAATGGGCGCGATCACGAACAGCGCCCACAGGCCGTACACCACGCTGGGCACGGCGGCGAGCAGCTCGATCAGGTAGCCCACCGGGTTCGCCAGCCACCTCGGCGCGTACTCGGCCACGAACAGGGCGCTGGCGACCGCGAGCGGCACGCTGATGGCGAGGGCGGCGAAGCTGGTCACCAGGGTGCCGACGATCATGGCGACCGCGCCGAAGCGCTCCTGCACCGGGTTCCAGGTGCGCTCGGTGAAAAAGTGCCAGCCGAAGGCTTGCAGCGCGGGCCAGGACTCGCGGGCGAGCTGGTAGACGCTCAGCACGAACACCAGCCCAATCACCGACGCGAGCGCGAGGATCAGGACCTGAAAGGTGCGGTCGCTGCGGCTCGACAGCGCGGCGCCGGGCCGGGAACGGACGGGGGAGGATCGGGCAGGTTCACTCATAGGGGCATGACCTCTCGGGGGCAGGCTGGCCCCAGTTGACAGGCAAAGCGTCAGGGGCAGGTCAGGTGAGGGGATGCGGGACAGGAAAGGGGCGGCCCCCACCCTGGGGAGCCGCCCACCCGGAACTTCCGTGCTTACAGCTTCTTGCCGCCGTAAGTCATCGAGTTGATGATGGTCCTGGCCTTGTTGACGACGTTGGCGGGCAGCCGGGCGTAATCCAGCCCCTCGTTGTAGCCCTGGCCGGTGGTGACCATCCAGCCGAGCAGGTTCTTCAGGGCCTTCGCCTGCGCCTCGGTCCGGTTGCCGTACTTCTGGTCCTGGTAGAAGATCACGTAGGTGAAGCTGGCAATCGGGTAGGCGTTCGCGTTCGCGCTGTTCGTCAGGCTCACCCGGGTGTCCTTGGGAATCACCACGCCCAGCGCCGCCGCCGCCGCCGGGCCGTTATCGGCCAGCACGAACTTCCCGGCGCGGTTTTGCACGCTGCCGAAGGGCAGCTTGTTCTGCTTGGCGTACACCAGCTCCACGTACCCGATGGCCCCCGGCGTGCTTTTGACCACACTCGCCACGCCGTCGTTGCCCTTGGCGCCAGTCCCGACCGGCCACTGCAGGCTGTTGCCCACCCCCACCTTGCTCTTCCACTCGCCACTGACCTTGCTCAGGTAGTCGGAGAACACGTAGGTCGTCCCGGACCCGTCGCTGCGGCGGGCCACCGTGATGGGCAGCGGGGGAATCGTCACGCCGGGGTTCAGGGCCGCGATGGCCTTGTCGTTCCAGGTCTTGATCTTGCCCAGGTAGATGTCGGCCAGCACCCGCCCCGTGAATTTCAGGGGCTGGGTCACTCCGGGGAGGTTGTAGGCGGGCACGACCGCGCCGATGGCGGTGGGGATGTGCAGCAGGGGGGCCGGGGCGCTCTTCAGCGTCTCGTCGCTCATGGGGTTGTCCGACCCCGCGAAGTCGACGGTGCGCTCCAGAATCTGCTTCTGTCCGGCGCCGCTGCCGACGGACTGGTAGTTGACGTTGACGCCGGTGGCGTCCTTGTATTCGGCGAACATCTTGGAGTAGAGGGGGTAGGGGAACGAGGCGCCCGCACCCGTGAGGGTCGTCTGCGCCGCCGCCATGCCGGTCGTCATCAGGGCCAGGCCCAGGAGGAAGGTCTTCTTCATGCCTGACAGCGTGCAGGCGAACTGTCAGGGCCAGGTCACTGGGATGTCAGCCCAACGTCAGGGGCGGCGGGGTCTCCCCCCACCGCCCCCTGCCCGGCCCGTTCTCTTAGTCCGCCGCTTCCGCCTGCGCGTACTGGAGGCGGTGCAGCCGCGCGTAGTACCCGCCCTTTTCCAGCAGCTCCCGGTGGCTCCCCTGCTCCACGATCCGGCCCCGGCGCATGACCACGATGCGGTCGCAGTGCTCAATAGTGCTCAGGCGGTGCGCGATGATGATGCTCGTGCGGCCCAGCAT is drawn from Deinococcus aerius and contains these coding sequences:
- a CDS encoding HAD family hydrolase — protein: MDPREDILLLDVDGVLVTPPEFFGVRLLREHPEAARAFFFGPFVEASTGRSDLLTHLPAFLKELGRPQTPQAFLREWLESENHPNPGLWAAVEELRAAGWRVHLATNQEAHRTRHLLDEVGLGQLVEGHFASSAVGHRKPVPDYFAEVTRRLGVPPAHLVFWDDSHENVAAAQAAGWRAFRYEDVPTFRRVMGLPVADPALTRG
- a CDS encoding phosphate signaling complex PhoU family protein is translated as MTHGEASTRYLTARFLRMLSLTLGELDAVRDAARRAEYAGLTRRAGALERETDALEREIEDACLHAFAGPLTTEELAFHLMVFRSLTNLERVGDYALGVARDLEALAPRTRSATLQDVLPLVNLLAGMLERLAYAFAERDVMAAREVMRLDEEEVDALYEQMLRASLTRLHERPDDVEVALAAHRMARSLERLGDHLVNVAERLEALVRGERVVGGV
- the pstC gene encoding phosphate ABC transporter permease subunit PstC → MSEPARSSPVRSRPGAALSSRSDRTFQVLILALASVIGLVFVLSVYQLARESWPALQAFGWHFFTERTWNPVQERFGAVAMIVGTLVTSFAALAISVPLAVASALFVAEYAPRWLANPVGYLIELLAAVPSVVYGLWALFVIAPILGRWQTAYFLNPENVATLTRCNELWAQQQTSLQCFFVPSGAGGRGLALAIIILTVMILPYTASVARDVIRLVPQDQREAMYALGATKWEVISRAILPYARAGILGGVILALGRALGETLAVAMVIGDSQEILKSLWGGASTMASVIANQFGDAQAALHRSSVVTLGLTLFFVSVVVNFAARLIIARLTPKGIQ
- the pstB gene encoding phosphate ABC transporter ATP-binding protein PstB; protein product: MTPLLSARNVSIFYGDKQAVRDVNLDIQPGTVNALIGPSGCGKTTFLRAVNRMHDLTPGARVTGTLLLDGENMYGPGVDPVTMRRRVGMVFQKPNPFPTMSVFDNVVSGLKLAGVRDGKRLMEVAERSLRGAALWEEVKDRLKTPATGLSGGQQQRLCIARALAVEPEILLMDEPTSALDPASTAKIEDLMTDLKKVTTIIIVTHNMHQAARVSDTTSFFLNGDLVEHGVTDQIFTSPRDERTEAYVTGRFG
- the pstS gene encoding phosphate ABC transporter substrate-binding protein PstS, producing the protein MKKTFLLGLALMTTGMAAAQTTLTGAGASFPYPLYSKMFAEYKDATGVNVNYQSVGSGAGQKQILERTVDFAGSDNPMSDETLKSAPAPLLHIPTAIGAVVPAYNLPGVTQPLKFTGRVLADIYLGKIKTWNDKAIAALNPGVTIPPLPITVARRSDGSGTTYVFSDYLSKVSGEWKSKVGVGNSLQWPVGTGAKGNDGVASVVKSTPGAIGYVELVYAKQNKLPFGSVQNRAGKFVLADNGPAAAAALGVVIPKDTRVSLTNSANANAYPIASFTYVIFYQDQKYGNRTEAQAKALKNLLGWMVTTGQGYNEGLDYARLPANVVNKARTIINSMTYGGKKL
- the pstA gene encoding phosphate ABC transporter permease PstA gives rise to the protein MMRVASAAPARPGARLSPARRVKNLLMGALILLASALVVAPLILIFVYLLREGLGAMNLAFFTKTPAPEGEAGGGLLNAITGSLLMLAMASVIGVVIGVAGGIFLAEYPRHRLMPTIRMLSDVLAGIPAIVMGLVAYGLIVLHFGFSGLAGALALGFLMIPIVVRTTEEVLKLVPLSVREAGLALGLPQWLVILRIVLPAAAGGIVTGVMLALARVAGEAAPLLFTAFGNNNVNLDPTKPMSALPLEIYRGATSAYDENQRLAKAGALLLITLIFVTSLLARRASRRR